The Candidatus Paceibacterota bacterium sequence GAAAAAAGGCTTGCTGAACCGACACTATCTCGTACTCAACGACGACATAACTGATACAAAATTGGAAGACTGCTTCGAAATGGTGACATGCATAAGCACACTTGAGCACATCGAAAAATACGATCAGGCAGTGAAAAATATGTTCTCGTTGGTCGCGGCAGGTGGGCACGTAGTCCTCACTTTTCCATACAACGAAAAGAGGGGGGTCCACAATGTATACAATGCGGAAGGAACGTCGATGAAAAATCTTCCAGACCACACGACACATGCTTATTCGAGGAAGGATCTGGAGAGATGGTGCACCGAGAATGATGCCGAGATAATCGAACAAGAATACTGGCAGTTCTTTACCGGAGAATATTGGACAGGCGGCGAAATGCTTCCCTATCCAAAAAAAGTATCGAGCAGCGAAAAACATCAGATATCTTGCGTTCTTCTCCGAAAGAATCGTGGGGAAATATAAAACATGAGCCTACAAACAAAGGTAAGAAGCATCGTTCAGCGTACGCGCCTATCATTCCAAAAGAAGGTGGTGCTACCCTTGCGTTTTCCGGGAGTTTTCCGCACCCTAAAAAATAATGAATCGGGCGCGACAATCGATATGGACTCTACTCACTTGAGCTTGGCGATAGACTGGCTTAAAAACACTCAAAATGTGTCAGACTGTCCTGGAATACCGGCCGTTTACGACTTGCTGTCCAATACGTGGGGCAAGCCATACCGAGAGACCACTGGCTATATTATCCCGACTTTCATCACCTACTCAAAGATAACGGGTGATTCTGAGTGCCTAGACCGAGCTGTCAGTATGGGGGATTGGGAAATTGAGGAACAGCACCCAAGCGGAGGCATTGGCGAGCCTCGTGATGACGGCGATCCTGGGTTGAAAATATTTAATACCGGCCAAGTCATTCTTGGTTGGTGTGCTCTATATGACGAAACGAAAAAACAAAAATACCTCGATGCCGCATCGAAAGCCGCTCGGTGGCTCATGGAGAATCAAGAAATGAGTGGCGCGTGGGAAAAATTCTCAAATAACGGACCAAAAACATTTGACGGTCGAGTGGCATGGGCATTGGAAGAAGTTTCAAAAAGATCCGGCGATAAAAAATGTGCGGATGCAGCACGCCGCACCATTGAATGGATACTTATGCAACAGCATGAAAACGGCTGGTTCAGCAACACGAGCCTATCACAACATGGAAAGCCATGGACCCACCTCATAGCCTACACAATAAGCGGACTCTGGGAGTATGGGTACCTGAAAGATGATCGGCGAGTCATGGACGCAGCCGAAAAATCAGCCTTGGCTCTGGCGCGACATTACGTCCAGTTAGAAAAAACAAAATTTCTTTCTGCCACCTTTGACCAAAATTGGCAATCGACGGATAATTACTCTTGCCTCACCGGCAATGCACAACTTGCCTTCATCTGGATACGTATTTTTGAAAAGACAAAAGAAGAGCTTTTTCTAAAGGCGGCCGAAAAAATGATCGAGCAAATGAAGGGTCTGCAGATCAGAAGTACGGCGGATCGACGAATCCTGGGAGGTTTGACTGGCTCACACCCAGTAAGCGGCCCCTATGTCACCTACGGCATACCAAATTGGGGAATAAAGTTTTTTGCCGACATGCTTATCGCTCACGTCAACATAAAAAAGGGGGCTTCTGTTTCTAATCAAATCTTAGGTTAACGATTCCGCCATGATAAAAAAAATACTCAAAAAAATATGCCGACATCCTGCAAGTGTGCTTGCACTTTTTCTAAAAAAGAGCACGCTGACTATCAGAAAAATGCGAGCAAGAATACTTGACGTACACTTCGCCGATCCAAATTATCTCTTCAAGGGAACTTTTACCAAAAATAGCACACTGATCGATGCGGGCTGCGGATTTGACGCCGACTTCTCGATGGAAATGATACGAAAATACAATCTAAAAGCAATTGGAATTGACCCAACAAGAAAACATCAAAAAAGCCTAGCCACCCTTTCAAGAAAAACGGGCGAAAAATTCACCCATCGTCTCATCGCCATCAGCAAAGAAGACGGCCTCATCACATTCAACGAAACTCAGGACAACGTAAGCGGATCTTTGCTGACAAGCCACAACAACATCAAAAAAGATGCTGTGCAAACATACCAAGTCCAATCAGTAAGCCTTGCGAGGCTTCCCGCGTTCTTGGATTTACCATTCATCGAATACATCAAACTCGACCTTGAGGGCGCAGAATATGAGCTTATTGCCAACCTCACAAAAGAACAACTTCTGCCGTACCAGCAGATTTTTATTGAATTTCACCATCACTGCACCCCCTACTCCCAAAAGGATACTTTTAACCGCGTAGAAAAAATGAAGTCTTTCGGCTTCACCGCCTTTACGCTTGACGACCATAATTATCTTTTTTACCGACCGAGTAGTTGGCAGGAAAACAAGACTCGGAAGATCGACTCTCTAAAAAAGATTCGCGTTGTATTCGAACAATGGATACTCCCTGGTTATCGAGTGCCTTTTTTCACGGAATTGGCAAAACACGTTGATCTGGTTTTGGTAGTCAGTAAAGACAAGAAGATCGACGGCTTGAGCAAAGCGGAGAAGGACCTTCCCTTCTCCGTCGTTGCTCTTGAAGAAAATCCCCCTGGAGAGAATGGAACCCTTTATCACCCAGAGATATTTTCGGTTTTATCCAACCACCATGCTGACATTTACGCCTCGTGGGCAGTCCCTCTCACTCAAATATATTCAAAAAAGGAATACCGAGAACGTCTGGGTTCGATAGAAAATTCCCGCGGAGGCAAGGGTGTTGCGACGGTATGGACCGGTTGTGATGGTTTTAAGATTCAGAATTTCTGGAAACATCTCGTCGTGGCTAATTTCCTCGGACCAAAAAGATTTTTGAAGTTTTTGAAAGATCGAATAGCGATGAGTCACGTCAGTCGATTCGTAGTCTATTCAAGTCACACGAAAAGATTCCTTATGATCACAAAGTTTATCCCAGGAAGAAAGATACGCGTGGCCCAAAATGCCATCGATATTTCAACCATCAACGCAAAATACAATGAATGTAAAAAGAAAGGTCTGCGGAAAAAACCCAATAGTCTTATATTTAGCGGGCGCCTGACGGCAGGCAAAGGCATGGAGACCTTGC is a genomic window containing:
- a CDS encoding FkbM family methyltransferase, which encodes MIKKILKKICRHPASVLALFLKKSTLTIRKMRARILDVHFADPNYLFKGTFTKNSTLIDAGCGFDADFSMEMIRKYNLKAIGIDPTRKHQKSLATLSRKTGEKFTHRLIAISKEDGLITFNETQDNVSGSLLTSHNNIKKDAVQTYQVQSVSLARLPAFLDLPFIEYIKLDLEGAEYELIANLTKEQLLPYQQIFIEFHHHCTPYSQKDTFNRVEKMKSFGFTAFTLDDHNYLFYRPSSWQENKTRKIDSLKKIRVVFEQWILPGYRVPFFTELAKHVDLVLVVSKDKKIDGLSKAEKDLPFSVVALEENPPGENGTLYHPEIFSVLSNHHADIYASWAVPLTQIYSKKEYRERLGSIENSRGGKGVATVWTGCDGFKIQNFWKHLVVANFLGPKRFLKFLKDRIAMSHVSRFVVYSSHTKRFLMITKFIPGRKIRVAQNAIDISTINAKYNECKKKGLRKKPNSLIFSGRLTAGKGMETLLRALKIVATEIPNISLKIIGDGSGRQGLESLSEELNLKERVEFLGSIYDESTLCEHLSRATLFVMPGLGGLGFNTAMACGLPSVYTNADGTEKDLFEESGANIKCGWYFDGSTDDLAKKIVLALKDPEKLEAAGEAAEEKIVSRVTIKNMVDQYMKTFQEML
- a CDS encoding methyltransferase domain-containing protein; this translates as KKGLLNRHYLVLNDDITDTKLEDCFEMVTCISTLEHIEKYDQAVKNMFSLVAAGGHVVLTFPYNEKRGVHNVYNAEGTSMKNLPDHTTHAYSRKDLERWCTENDAEIIEQEYWQFFTGEYWTGGEMLPYPKKVSSSEKHQISCVLLRKNRGEI